A window of the bacterium genome harbors these coding sequences:
- the prmC gene encoding peptide chain release factor N(5)-glutamine methyltransferase: MNDGLPQASEPVWTLLEVLGPAADYLAAAGVENARYDAECLLGRVLGLSRLDLYLQYERELTAEDRAAFRGFLRRRRAREPLQHILGDVEFCGLSFAVAPGVFIPRPETELLVERALARLALDFPLGGGRLGNHPLRALELGVGSGVIAVSLAAKRPDLTIWTSDIAPAALALAAANAKRHGVAARVDFQAVDGLPADNGAPVHLIVSNPPYVRPDEAPLLAPEVTDYDPPEALYGGDDGLEFYRRLAAEAPGRLVPGGLLAVEIGADQGPAVKALFVGAELAAVELEQDYARRDRFVFARKAD; this comes from the coding sequence GTGAACGACGGGCTGCCGCAGGCCTCCGAGCCGGTCTGGACGCTGCTCGAGGTGCTCGGCCCCGCCGCCGACTACCTCGCCGCCGCGGGCGTCGAGAACGCGCGCTACGACGCCGAGTGCCTGCTCGGCCGCGTGCTCGGGCTCTCGCGCCTGGACCTCTACCTGCAGTACGAGCGCGAGCTGACGGCCGAGGATCGCGCCGCCTTCCGCGGCTTTCTGCGCCGGCGCCGCGCGCGCGAGCCCTTGCAGCACATCCTTGGCGACGTCGAGTTCTGCGGGCTCAGCTTCGCGGTGGCGCCCGGCGTCTTCATCCCGCGCCCGGAGACGGAGCTGCTCGTCGAGCGCGCGCTGGCCCGGCTGGCCCTGGACTTCCCGCTGGGCGGCGGCCGCCTCGGCAACCACCCGCTGCGCGCGCTCGAGCTGGGCGTGGGCAGCGGCGTGATCGCCGTCAGCCTCGCCGCCAAGCGTCCCGACCTGACGATCTGGACCAGCGACATTGCGCCGGCCGCCCTCGCTCTCGCCGCCGCGAACGCCAAGCGCCACGGCGTCGCCGCGCGGGTGGACTTCCAGGCCGTCGACGGCCTGCCTGCCGACAACGGCGCGCCCGTGCATCTCATCGTCAGCAACCCGCCCTACGTGCGGCCGGACGAGGCGCCCCTGCTCGCGCCCGAGGTGACGGACTACGACCCGCCCGAAGCCCTCTACGGGGGCGACGACGGGCTCGAGTTCTACCGCCGCCTGGCCGCGGAGGCGCCGGGGCGGCTCGTCCCCGGCGGCCTGCTCGCCGTGGAGATCGGCGCCGATCAGGGGCCGGCGGTCAAGGCGCTCTTCGTGGGGGCGGAGCTCGCGGCGGTCGAGCTCGAGCAGGACTACGCGCGCCGCGATCGCTTCGTCTTCGCGCGCAAGGCGGACTAG
- a CDS encoding alpha-mannosidase, translating into MAKHEFEFNNLNPSATVLRSLEPMVIEKPRAPIHIHTYGGEAAFFKGLAKGRLMATRCESRTCQVAGKDRHFCLPPRVYCPDCLEAMARHDITELASKKAKIHTHITVAHPAAFNRMLCAALLLASIFAGAGCGAGLGGGGALERASEPNPRVIAFYYPWYGTPERDGEYRHWAHAQMGDVTPRRHYPGGRDIGADYFPAGGCYSSKDPLVLRRQMAQLATAGVGALCTSWWGEGSFEDEALPGLLDAAAAAGLRVCFHLEPLPGRDAALSRQGIASLLARFGTHPALWREEGGGRPLVFVYDSYLSPVAEWARLLTPGGDLSIRGTAVDCAVIGLWVEARHGEELARGGFDGAYSYFATEGFTYGATAANWPAMAAFCRERGLCFVPCVGPGYADLRIRPWNGANQREREDGATYRRLAAAALAVSPPLIGLTSWNEWHEGTQIEPAEPAATGDFVYRDYGELGPEGYLRLTREWTVRVPTDPPLRCRGAAAAP; encoded by the coding sequence ATGGCCAAGCACGAATTCGAGTTCAACAACCTGAACCCGAGTGCGACGGTTCTGCGAAGCCTCGAGCCGATGGTCATCGAGAAGCCGCGCGCGCCCATCCACATCCACACCTACGGCGGCGAGGCGGCCTTCTTCAAGGGCCTCGCCAAGGGTCGGCTGATGGCGACGCGCTGCGAGAGTCGCACGTGCCAGGTCGCCGGCAAGGACAGGCACTTCTGCTTGCCCCCGCGGGTGTATTGCCCGGACTGCCTGGAGGCGATGGCCCGGCACGACATCACCGAGCTGGCGAGCAAGAAGGCGAAGATCCACACGCACATCACGGTGGCCCACCCGGCCGCCTTCAACCGCATGCTCTGCGCCGCGCTGCTGCTCGCGTCGATCTTCGCGGGGGCGGGCTGCGGCGCCGGCCTCGGTGGCGGCGGCGCACTCGAGCGCGCAAGCGAGCCCAACCCGCGCGTCATCGCCTTCTACTATCCTTGGTACGGCACGCCCGAGCGCGACGGCGAGTACCGCCACTGGGCGCACGCGCAGATGGGCGATGTCACCCCGCGCCGGCACTACCCCGGCGGCCGCGACATCGGCGCCGATTACTTCCCGGCGGGTGGCTGCTATTCCTCGAAGGACCCGCTGGTGCTGCGCCGGCAGATGGCGCAACTCGCCACGGCCGGGGTCGGCGCGCTGTGCACATCCTGGTGGGGCGAGGGCTCCTTCGAGGACGAGGCCCTGCCCGGCCTTCTCGACGCGGCGGCCGCGGCCGGCTTGCGCGTCTGCTTTCACCTGGAGCCGCTGCCCGGCCGCGACGCGGCGCTCTCGCGGCAAGGAATCGCTTCGCTGCTCGCGCGTTTCGGCACGCATCCCGCGCTCTGGCGAGAGGAAGGCGGCGGACGGCCGCTCGTCTTCGTCTACGACTCCTACCTGTCGCCGGTGGCCGAGTGGGCGCGCTTGCTCACCCCCGGCGGCGACCTCAGCATCCGCGGCACGGCGGTGGACTGCGCGGTGATCGGTCTCTGGGTCGAGGCGCGCCACGGCGAGGAGCTGGCCCGCGGCGGCTTCGACGGCGCCTACAGCTACTTCGCCACCGAAGGCTTCACCTACGGCGCGACCGCAGCGAACTGGCCGGCGATGGCCGCCTTCTGTCGCGAGCGCGGGCTCTGCTTCGTGCCCTGCGTGGGCCCCGGCTACGCCGACCTGCGCATCCGGCCCTGGAACGGCGCCAACCAGCGCGAGCGCGAGGACGGCGCCACCTACCGCCGCCTGGCCGCGGCCGCGCTCGCGGTGTCGCCGCCGCTCATCGGGCTCACCTCGTGGAACGAGTGGCATGAGGGCACGCAGATCGAGCCGGCCGAACCGGCCGCCACGGGGGACTTCGTCTATCGGGACTATGGAGAGCTGGGACCGGAGGGCTATCTGCGGCTCACGCGGGAGTGGACGGTGCGCGTCCCGACCGATCCCCCGCTCCGCTGCAGGGGCGCGGCGGCCGCGCCCTAG
- the rpmE gene encoding 50S ribosomal protein L31, which yields MKAGIHPDYVACKVICLCGNVIETRATQAEIRVDICSTCHPFYTGKQKLVDTAGRVERFQKRFKDYRKQLDKQG from the coding sequence ATGAAAGCCGGAATCCACCCCGACTACGTGGCCTGCAAGGTGATCTGCCTCTGCGGCAACGTGATCGAAACCCGGGCGACGCAGGCGGAGATCCGCGTCGACATCTGCTCCACCTGCCACCCCTTCTACACGGGCAAGCAGAAGCTCGTGGACACGGCCGGTCGCGTGGAGCGATTCCAGAAGCGTTTCAAGGACTACCGCAAGCAGCTCGACAAGCAGGGCTAG
- the rho gene encoding transcription termination factor Rho, which produces MDITQLKREAVANLADIAQGLEIEGASGMRKQELIFRIIEAQTQQKGFLFSEGVLQVLPEGYGFLRSPDYNYLPGPDDIYISPSQIKKFDLRTGDTVSGQVRPPKESERYFALLRVETINYVAPGEGKGKAKVFFDNLTPLYPEEKLNLEFKATDLTTRVIDLMTPIGKGQRALITAPPRTGKTVLLQNIANAISANNPEVKLIVLLIDERPEEVTDMQRNVQGEVISSTFDEPAERHVQVSDMVIEKAKRLVEHGHDVVILLDSITRLARAHNAVVPHSGKILSGGVDSNALQRPKRFFGAARNIEEGGSLTIIATALIETGSRMDEVIFEEFKGTGNCEIILDRRLSDKRVYPSIDMFRSGTRKEELLLPEAVLNKIWVLRRFLNDKPIVEAMEFLLEKMAKTKTNQKFLESMNA; this is translated from the coding sequence ATGGACATCACCCAGCTCAAGCGGGAGGCGGTGGCCAACCTCGCCGATATCGCCCAGGGCCTCGAGATCGAGGGCGCCAGCGGTATGCGGAAGCAGGAGCTGATCTTCCGCATCATCGAGGCCCAGACGCAGCAGAAGGGCTTCCTCTTCTCGGAGGGCGTCCTCCAGGTGCTGCCCGAGGGCTACGGTTTCCTGCGCTCGCCGGACTACAACTACCTGCCCGGCCCGGACGACATCTACATCAGCCCCAGCCAGATCAAGAAGTTCGACCTGCGCACGGGCGACACCGTCTCCGGCCAGGTCCGGCCGCCCAAGGAGAGCGAGCGCTACTTCGCCCTCCTGCGCGTGGAGACGATCAACTACGTGGCCCCGGGCGAGGGCAAGGGCAAGGCCAAGGTCTTCTTCGACAACCTGACCCCGCTCTATCCCGAGGAGAAGCTGAACCTCGAGTTCAAGGCGACCGACCTGACGACCCGGGTCATCGACCTGATGACGCCGATCGGCAAGGGCCAGCGCGCCCTGATCACCGCTCCCCCCCGCACCGGCAAGACCGTTCTCCTGCAGAACATCGCCAACGCCATCAGCGCCAACAACCCCGAGGTGAAGCTGATCGTGCTGCTCATCGACGAGCGGCCCGAGGAAGTCACCGACATGCAGCGCAACGTGCAAGGCGAGGTGATCAGCTCCACCTTCGACGAGCCGGCCGAGCGGCACGTGCAGGTGAGCGACATGGTGATCGAGAAGGCCAAGCGCCTGGTCGAGCACGGCCACGACGTGGTGATCCTGCTCGACTCGATCACGCGTCTGGCGCGCGCCCACAACGCCGTCGTGCCGCACTCGGGCAAGATCCTCTCGGGCGGCGTCGACAGCAACGCGCTGCAGCGGCCCAAGCGCTTCTTCGGCGCCGCGCGCAACATCGAGGAGGGCGGCAGCCTGACCATCATCGCGACGGCCCTCATCGAGACGGGCAGCCGCATGGACGAGGTCATCTTCGAGGAGTTCAAGGGCACCGGCAACTGCGAGATCATCCTCGACCGGCGCCTGAGCGACAAGCGCGTCTACCCGTCCATCGACATGTTCCGCAGCGGTACCCGCAAGGAAGAGCTGCTGCTGCCCGAGGCGGTGCTCAACAAGATCTGGGTCCTGCGCCGCTTCCTGAACGACAAGCCGATCGTCGAGGCCATGGAGTTCCTGCTCGAGAAGATGGCCAAGACGAAGACCAATCAGAAGTTCCTGGAGTCCATGAACGCCTGA
- a CDS encoding DUF1385 domain-containing protein — MRAEERESFAVGGQAVIEGVMMRGRDFVACAVRTPTGEIALKKEPFRSVLHRLKLTKVPILRGAIGLVETMVLGMRILSYSAEVAMPPAEPGKEKPRNGLKEKLGIGLTMVFAFVFGLGLFFYLPLVLTDLTPGTEGSLAFNVVDGIFRLAIFLLYIWAISLMRDMRRVFEYHGAEHKTINCYEQRRPLTPESILASARLHPRCGTSFLLLVMVVSILVFMPLGRPESVGERLLRIAFVPVIGGLSYELIKLSAQERWFRWLRPIVLPGLWLQRLTTREPDRDQCEVALRALSACLEPAELAALTPALEPDFSPPPLHYEEDEAESADDEETRPRREVNAE, encoded by the coding sequence ATGAGGGCCGAAGAGAGAGAGAGCTTCGCGGTCGGTGGCCAGGCGGTCATCGAGGGCGTCATGATGCGCGGGCGCGACTTCGTCGCCTGCGCGGTCCGCACGCCCACGGGCGAGATCGCGCTCAAGAAGGAGCCCTTCCGCAGCGTCCTGCACCGCCTCAAGCTGACCAAGGTGCCCATCCTGCGCGGCGCCATCGGCCTCGTCGAGACGATGGTGCTCGGCATGCGGATCCTCAGCTACTCGGCCGAGGTGGCGATGCCGCCGGCGGAACCCGGCAAGGAGAAGCCCCGCAACGGCCTCAAGGAGAAGCTGGGCATCGGCCTGACGATGGTCTTCGCCTTCGTCTTCGGCCTCGGCCTGTTCTTCTACCTGCCGCTCGTGCTCACCGATCTCACGCCCGGCACCGAAGGCAGCCTGGCCTTCAACGTGGTCGACGGCATCTTCCGCCTGGCGATCTTCCTGCTCTACATCTGGGCGATCAGCCTCATGCGCGACATGCGCCGGGTCTTCGAGTACCACGGCGCCGAGCACAAGACGATCAACTGCTACGAGCAGCGCCGGCCGCTGACGCCCGAGAGCATCCTCGCCAGCGCGCGCCTGCACCCGCGCTGCGGCACCAGCTTCCTGCTGCTCGTGATGGTGGTCTCGATCCTCGTCTTCATGCCCCTGGGCCGACCCGAGAGCGTGGGCGAGCGCCTGTTGCGGATCGCCTTCGTGCCCGTGATCGGCGGCCTCTCCTACGAGCTGATCAAGCTCAGCGCCCAGGAGCGCTGGTTCCGCTGGCTGAGGCCGATCGTGCTGCCCGGCCTCTGGCTGCAGCGCTTGACCACGCGCGAGCCGGACCGCGATCAGTGCGAGGTGGCGCTGCGGGCGCTGTCCGCCTGCCTCGAGCCGGCGGAGCTGGCCGCCCTGACGCCGGCCCTCGAGCCCGACTTCTCGCCGCCGCCCCTGCACTACGAGGAGGACGAGGCGGAGAGCGCCGACGACGAGGAGACGCGGCCCCGCCGCGAGGTGAACGCCGAATGA
- the prfA gene encoding peptide chain release factor 1 translates to MRDLGPRIRELLARLAELERRMLDPAVLGDRRLAKEVGGELKHLQAVARPGRRYLELQDGLAEAEALLHGADPELKELAVAEKHAAEAELPALGEALERLLIPRDPDDDRNLILEVRAGTGGEEAGLFAADLLRMYSRYAERRGWRIEVLSVSEGAAGGFKEVTAAVRGEGAYGRLKYESGVHRVQRVPATESQGRIHTSAASVAVLPEVDEVEVELDPNELRIDVFRSTGPGGQSVNTTDSAVRITHLPSGLVVSCQDEKSQHKNKAKALKILAARLYDLEKSKRDAEISAQRRSMVGTGDRSAKIRTYNFPQSRITDHRIGFTTHNLPAALDGDLDDLMDALKLDVQEKLLAAEDA, encoded by the coding sequence ATGAGAGACCTCGGTCCGCGCATCCGCGAGCTGCTGGCGCGGCTCGCGGAACTCGAGCGGCGGATGCTCGACCCCGCCGTCCTCGGCGACCGCCGTCTGGCCAAGGAGGTGGGCGGCGAGCTGAAGCACCTGCAGGCCGTCGCCCGCCCCGGCCGCCGCTACCTGGAGCTGCAGGATGGCCTGGCGGAGGCAGAGGCGCTGCTCCACGGCGCCGACCCCGAGCTGAAAGAGCTGGCCGTGGCCGAGAAGCACGCGGCCGAGGCCGAGCTGCCCGCGCTCGGCGAGGCGCTCGAACGCCTGCTCATCCCCCGCGATCCCGACGACGACCGCAACCTGATCCTCGAGGTGCGCGCCGGCACGGGCGGCGAGGAGGCCGGCCTCTTCGCCGCCGATCTGCTGCGCATGTACTCGCGCTACGCCGAGCGCAGGGGCTGGCGCATCGAGGTGCTCAGCGTCAGCGAGGGCGCGGCCGGCGGCTTCAAGGAAGTCACCGCCGCCGTGCGCGGCGAGGGCGCCTACGGGCGGCTCAAGTACGAGTCCGGCGTCCACCGCGTGCAGCGCGTGCCGGCCACCGAGTCGCAGGGGCGCATTCACACCAGCGCGGCCAGCGTGGCCGTGCTGCCCGAGGTGGACGAGGTCGAGGTCGAGCTGGACCCGAACGAACTGCGCATCGACGTCTTCCGCTCGACGGGCCCCGGCGGGCAGAGCGTGAACACCACGGACAGCGCCGTGCGCATCACGCACCTGCCCAGCGGGCTCGTCGTCAGCTGCCAGGACGAGAAGAGCCAGCACAAGAACAAGGCGAAGGCGCTCAAGATCCTCGCCGCGCGGCTCTACGACCTGGAGAAGAGCAAGCGCGACGCCGAGATCAGCGCCCAGCGCCGCAGCATGGTGGGCACGGGCGACCGCTCGGCGAAGATCCGCACCTACAACTTTCCGCAGAGCCGCATCACCGACCACCGCATCGGCTTCACGACGCACAACCTGCCGGCGGCGCTCGACGGCGACCTCGACGACTTGATGGACGCCCTCAAGCTCGACGTCCAGGAGAAGCTGCTCGCGGCGGAGGACGCGTGA